Sequence from the Monomorium pharaonis isolate MP-MQ-018 unplaced genomic scaffold, ASM1337386v2 scaffold_478, whole genome shotgun sequence genome:
GTAGCGATTCTCATGACTTTTGTCTGTTGGCCTTTGATTCCAATTGTGAtacatctatattattttatatatttacgtatgTCTTTTATTTATGCGCTCACTACTTGGCTGTTTTATTACATGATGGCACGGTCGTTGATCAACAGCTTCTTCTTTGACATTGTCGTCTATGTGCTGTATTATAGATATCAAACGATAAATAAAATGCTCGGCCATTTGGATAAGCTATCTGATGCACCATTGATCGCTCTGAAAATTAGACGCATCAGAGAATTGCATAATGGTAAGTTTTGGTGAATATTACTTGTTGTGTTGTAATTAGATAATGTAACTTTATGTGCAgcaagatataatttaatacagtttATGAAGAAATTACGGTAATATAGGAATGTTATCGACTCATGAATTTTGTCATACAGATATTTGTGATCTCATTATTATGATGAACAATACTCATGGACTTTATCTTCTTTTCTGCTCGGCAAACTGCTTCTTTTTGGTCACGACTAAACTATACGATGCGTACTTATCTATGGGGAAAGAACGATATGCGAATTCATTGCTGTTTTATACCGATTCCATTATATATACTGTGCAATTTGGTTTGGTATGTTGGATTTGCACACTCGCGCGTCAAGAATTCGATAAAACCAAGATAATTATGTGCGCAATTGCATTGAAGTACCAATCTATGAAGTTTGATAAATTGAACGATACAAGGAATCAATCGAGTTTAGAGGTACGACTGCCATTGGAAGGCGCGGACAGcgagcaaaattttaataagagtaACAGTCACGATTGGAATTACGTTGTCATGGAAAATCTTTTGGGCAAAATTACGGCTGAAGACAATGTCAATAACGAAATTAATGGGTTTTTGATTCAACTACAACATCGTCGAGTATCATTTATGGCCTGCGAATTCTTCGAAATGAACAATAATTTGTTCTGTAGTGTgagtacaatatttatttacggcatacaatgtatgtaaaattatctgtttctgaattgcaatataatttaggcctcaaaacaataaaataaaattaatttattttttagtttgtcGGAGTAATCTTCACATATTTGATGATCTTCATTCAATTTGCTTAACAATCCAAACATCCgaataaaaacagattaacTAGTAGTTTATTAATAGTATATGTGTATGAATATTATCTGTTGAAAGAAGTTATAGTTGTAATGCTTTGTTTattctcaataattttatttcgtattaATGAACGTGTAAATTGTCGCATAAGAGAAAccataagaaatttttctttgtatatgaattaaaagaaCGGTTActgatttatgtaaaaaccTTATTTATGTTATGAATTTTACATTAAGGGACATatgatacaaaataatttaaatatttaatttattgcatataaataattatttacatatgtgcatataaaaaaataagtttttaatgaTACATTTAATGACacgcaatttaatattgtagaaTTGCAGAGCTAATACGTCGTTCCTTGTtgtgttacataaattatcaGTGAAAATTCACGGCACGCTTTCGTAGAAGTGTTTTGTTACCaggaaaactttattattttttttacacaatattcTGCGTGGGAAAGTATAATGTAATCAGTTTTGTTCACGTTAATTATCAAGAGTATGAAACGAAAATGGAAAAGATTTGTACACTGATAAACAATAACACGCCCTCTCTGAGGCGCGAGAGCACGTTACGTCTCCTATCGTACATACATACTTTGGTTTCTAGGCGTTGGCATTGCACGTTCGCGCAAATGTCATAAGAGTATCacgttaattttatgtacaattaatttaattatatgttctattattttgatatacgACATGATATATTTCTTCCTTGATGATGCTTTCTTTGCTCTTTAAAGCgacatatttaagtttataaacgcacaaaaaattgtatttttcaaactgtgcaaaaatgcttctattcgagaatattttatatctaaaatagtattaaaaatgaattttttttgacaaagaataaattattgttacagtaaaattaaaattttataaattaaaacaaagtttgatttaattaaacaataaaattgcattaattcaACACTGtgcatatattaaatgtaatttttttcgtaatgagtttaattttaatatactattttCCTTAAATGTTTTCACAATTTTGTCTTCATTTTTCTTGATTACTTTTAAGAATGACACGTTTCAGTCGGTACTGATCATATTTTGcacataataattgtacacgattagaatattttacacaaatatatggTACACAAAAATTGTACGCGGAAAAACTGCCCACAAGAATTATCcttgataaaaattgcatacgGATATATTGTGCGCAGAAAAATTGTCCACTACACGCAGTTTTTTCACgtagaatttttttgtgtacaatatatttgtgtagaatattctaatcgtgtacaattattttgtgtagaatatgatcAGCGTCTTTCAGTCTAGTATTACATGTCGATGGCGAAATCTTAGTTCTTTTCGCACTCTTGGTGAGCCGGTTTTATTTATCCAGAAAGCGTTTTTTGTTCACGAAAAACACATCACACAGTggtaaataatattcattttaagaataaaatatgctttgtataaatttatttattattgatgtaaaagaacatttttagTTTAGCATAGCATTAACGGTTATACTAAGGCATATAGCGTTCAAGAATAGAATTTACTTACAGCAagattcattttttttgtgtattgaTGACCgcggtaaataattttttcgttgATGCATTCAAGATAAAACGAATTGATGGAAACGGCATAATGAGATAAGACGGCCGCAGGAGGATCATAGACGCCTTGGATAGTTTGACGTGCCTGCGCGTCCCAACAAAAGTCGTATAACGACAGCTATCGCTTTTTGTAATGGCTTTTTTGGTAGGTGATTAGGATGGTGACACCCTGAGTTGGTACGTGACAACACCTAGAGATCGCAGCCTGGAGTCACGTACTCCaggtacatacatatatacgcaTATTTATTTCGTACCTGTGCGTTTGCGCGCatgtatatgtgtgcgtgtatgtgcGTGCATGTCATGCGTGACTCTGATCTTTCTATTGTACAATTGTTATACGCAGTATCAAGCAGAATTCAAAACGTGCGTTTGCTAAAGTGTTCAGAGAAGAATATTACTATCCTGTCtacaaaatatcttgtttACCAAGGAGTTTTTGTAATCAGCACTCGTTTGCAAAACGTCTATTagcaagaaaataatagaaaatggaGGAGATTCGTATGCCAGTACGTAACTCGCCATCGATAGAGCACACCTTGCGTCCAATATCTTATGTGTCTTGGTTCATGGGCGTGGGTATTGCACATCCGCTAAAGTGTCCAAAGTTTGTGACGATAGTCATACGTATCATACACCTGGTTATGTGTACAGTGTTCCTAACAATTTTCATCCGTAAGAGCGTTTCGGCTTTATCTATGGATTCAGTAATACAATTCGCCTTGATTATAGATAAGACGATAGACTTCGTAGCggcatattattacatttatcacGGAATCAGACAGTATGACACGTGGCCAGAGctgatgtacaaaataaagGAGCTCGAtcgaaaaattagaaaagaaacaCACATGAACGATCGACCCGTAAAAGTCATGGAAGTAGTAGCGATTCTTATGACTTTTGTGTGTTTGATCCCGATTGTACTCTACctatatcactttttttattcaaataaccGTGTGATGAAAAGTCTTCCTACTTATTACATGATGGCACGGTCGACGATCAACAGTTTCTTCTTCGGTGTTGTTGTTTACGTGCTTTATTACagatataaaatgataaataagatGCTCGGTCATTTGGATAAGCTATCTGATGCGCCATTGATCGCGCTCAAGATTAGACGCATTAGAGAACTGCATAACGGTAAGTTGTGTcgaatattatttgttgttttgAAATTAGATAATGTAAGTTCGTGTGGCGTGAGATACAGTTTAATAGAGTCTTCAAAAAATTGTAGTAATATTGAAATGATTTAGACTTTGTGTGTTATGCAGATATTTGTGACCTAGTAATTgtgataaacaatattaacagTTTTTATCTTCTTCTCTTCTCGGCAAACTGCTTTTCTATTCTAACGACTACACTATACTATGGATATATACGTTTTATGAATCATATGCCTTTGAGTGTATTCATATATTGCGTGACTTCGTTGTACACTATTCAATTTGGTGTGATTTGCTGGGTTTGCAAACTCGCGTGCCAAGAATTCGAGAAAACCAAGACAATTATGTGTGCAATTGCACTGAAATGCCAATTTATGAAGTTTGACGAACCGAACGATACCAGGAATCAATCGAGTTTAGAGGTACGACCGCCATTGGAAAGCGCGGACGGcgagcaaaattttaattggagTAACAGTTACGATTGGAATTACGTTGTCGTGGAAAAACTTTTGCGTAAAATTTTGGCTCGCGACCATGtcaataatgaaattaatgctTTTCTTATTCAACTACAACATCGTCGAGTATCATTTACGGCATGCGATTTCTTTGAAATGAACAATAATCTGTTCTGTGgtgtaagtataatatttacttatatgatattatgtaaaattaactaattccgaattttaatataaatagatcttaaagcaattaattaaaatatacttatttttcaGTTTGTCGGTATAATCGTcacatatttgataattttcattcaattttataaatctaaacaaaaacaaagtgCAACTTGTACTggtaatttatgatttatatatatatatatatttcctgtTAAAAAGAAGTTATTGCTGTAATATTCTGTCTATTTTCAATAAgcttattttgtattaataaacgtGTATATTGTCGtataaaagaaatgataaatttttttttgtactaaattaaaagaatggTTACTGATTTATGTGAAAATcttatttacgtaaaaaatcttAGTAGACAtactatatacaataattttattgcatataaataaacatttaaatttttgcatataaaaaagtaaatttatagtaATACAGTTAATAACACGTGATTTAATATTGTGAAATTTCAGAAGCATTCTATTTTgatgttacataaaatatcaGGTAAAATTCATGGCACGCGCTCGTAGAAGCGTTTTTTATTTCCAGAAAATCTTTGCTATTTTTCTTACACACATATTTTGTGTGAGTATAATATTATCAGTTCTGTTTATGTcgattaacaaaaaaagtaagaggtaaaaatggaaaagatcTGTGCACCAGTAGGCGACAACACACCGTTGCTACAGCACATGTTACGCCCAATATTTCCCGGTTTCTAGGTGTTGGCATTGCATGTCCGCGCAAATGTCGCAAGAATGTCacgataattttatgtataattaacttaattatatgTTCTATTATTTTGATGTACAACATGATATGTTTCTTTCTTTGCTGTTTAAGGCGACATATTAAGTTTGTAAACACACAAaaagttgtattttttaaactgtgcaaaaatgtttctattcgagaatattttatatctaaaatagtattaaaagtaaatattttttaacaaagaataaattattgttacagtaaaattaaaattttataaattaaaacaaagt
This genomic interval carries:
- the LOC114253720 gene encoding uncharacterized protein LOC114253720, producing MEEIHAPVHDNSPSIEHILRPISYTSWCMGVGVAHPRKCSKYVTIVIRIIHLIISTIYLITFYQEYVMYRGIRLNVISITKFIHVINSIIYFITVYYYFYHGIRQYNWSELIDKIKELDRKIRKETHMNNQPVKIMEAVAILMTFVCWPLIPIVIHLYYFIYLRMSFIYALTTWLFYYMMARSLINSFFFDIVVYVLYYRYQTINKMLGHLDKLSDAPLIALKIRRIRELHNDICDLIIMMNNTHGLYLLFCSANCFFLVTTKLYDAYLSMGKERYANSLLFYTDSIIYTVQFGLVCWICTLARQEFDKTKIIMCAIALKYQSMKFDKLNDTRNQSSLEVRLPLEGADSEQNFNKSNSHDWNYVVMENLLGKITAEDNVNNEINGFLIQLQHRRVSFMACEFFEMNNNLFCSFVGVIFTYLMIFIQFA
- the LOC105834814 gene encoding uncharacterized protein LOC105834814, with protein sequence MEEIRMPVRNSPSIEHTLRPISYVSWFMGVGIAHPLKCPKFVTIVIRIIHLVMCTVFLTIFIRKSVSALSMDSVIQFALIIDKTIDFVAAYYYIYHGIRQYDTWPELMYKIKELDRKIRKETHMNDRPVKVMEVVAILMTFVCLIPIVLYLYHFFYSNNRVMKSLPTYYMMARSTINSFFFGVVVYVLYYRYKMINKMLGHLDKLSDAPLIALKIRRIRELHNDICDLVIVINNINSFYLLLFSANCFSILTTTLYYGYIRFMNHMPLSVFIYCVTSLYTIQFGVICWVCKLACQEFEKTKTIMCAIALKCQFMKFDEPNDTRNQSSLEVRPPLESADGEQNFNWSNSYDWNYVVVEKLLRKILARDHVNNEINAFLIQLQHRRVSFTACDFFEMNNNLFCGFVGIIVTYLIIFIQFYKSKQKQSATCTGNL